Proteins co-encoded in one Flavobacteriaceae bacterium MAR_2009_75 genomic window:
- a CDS encoding methylmalonyl-CoA epimerase — MGVKNSCHLNKIEHVGIAVKDLKASNLLFEKLLGRSHYKMEEVLSEGVKTSFFKTGESKIELLQATSEDSPIARFLERKGEGVHHIAFAVDDIRMEINRLKKEGFTILNEEPKRGADNKLVTFVHPKSSNGVLVELCQEAPK; from the coding sequence TTGGGCGTCAAAAACTCGTGTCATTTGAACAAAATAGAACATGTCGGTATTGCGGTGAAAGACCTGAAAGCTTCCAATTTGCTTTTTGAGAAGCTATTGGGTCGGTCGCACTATAAAATGGAAGAAGTGCTTTCTGAAGGAGTGAAAACCTCATTTTTTAAAACCGGTGAAAGCAAAATTGAACTCTTGCAGGCTACAAGTGAAGATAGCCCTATAGCTCGCTTTTTAGAACGGAAGGGGGAGGGCGTTCATCATATTGCCTTCGCGGTAGATGATATTCGAATGGAAATCAATAGGTTAAAAAAAGAGGGATTTACCATACTGAATGAAGAGCCCAAACGGGGAGCTGACAATAAACTGGTAACTTTCGTGCACCCAAAAAGTAGCAACGGAGTCTTGGTGGAGCTATGCCAAGAGGCACCAAAATAG
- a CDS encoding tRNA-U20-dihydrouridine synthase, giving the protein MPQIGDIQLPDFPLLLAPMEDVSDPPFRALCKEQGADVVYTEFISSEGLIRDAAKSVMKLDIYEKERPVGIQIFGANLDSMLQSVDIVEKSNPDIIDINFGCPVKKVVSKGAGAGILKDIDLMVSLTKAMVERTKLPITVKTRLGWDESSIKIVEVAERLQDVGCKAIAIHGRTRAQMYKGNADWRPIAQVKNNPRMHIPVFGNGDVDTPEAAMKMRDEFGLDGAMIGRASIGYPWFFNEVKHYFKTGEHMSPPNMVERVEAARRHLQMAIDWKGEKLGVFETRRHYTNYFKGIPNFKEYRMKMVTSDDAADVFSAFDEVLQKFGDYEFSV; this is encoded by the coding sequence ATGCCCCAAATCGGAGACATACAATTGCCTGATTTTCCGTTGCTTCTCGCACCTATGGAAGATGTTAGCGACCCCCCTTTTCGTGCGCTTTGCAAAGAGCAAGGTGCCGATGTGGTGTATACAGAATTTATTTCTTCAGAAGGTTTGATTCGAGATGCTGCCAAAAGCGTAATGAAGCTCGATATTTATGAAAAAGAACGGCCGGTCGGCATTCAGATTTTTGGGGCAAACTTAGATTCGATGCTGCAATCGGTAGATATCGTTGAAAAATCAAACCCCGATATTATTGACATTAATTTTGGCTGCCCGGTAAAAAAAGTGGTCAGTAAAGGTGCCGGTGCGGGCATACTTAAAGATATAGATCTAATGGTTTCGTTGACCAAGGCCATGGTCGAGCGCACCAAGTTGCCTATAACCGTAAAAACCCGTTTGGGTTGGGATGAGAGCTCTATTAAAATTGTTGAAGTTGCCGAGCGTCTTCAAGATGTGGGCTGTAAGGCAATAGCGATCCATGGGCGAACGCGGGCACAGATGTATAAAGGTAATGCCGATTGGCGACCTATTGCACAGGTTAAAAATAACCCACGAATGCATATTCCGGTTTTTGGTAATGGCGATGTTGATACTCCAGAGGCGGCAATGAAAATGCGTGATGAATTTGGATTGGACGGCGCTATGATCGGTCGGGCAAGTATTGGCTACCCGTGGTTCTTTAATGAGGTGAAGCACTATTTCAAGACCGGTGAGCATATGTCTCCCCCAAATATGGTAGAACGTGTAGAGGCCGCTAGAAGGCACTTGCAAATGGCTATTGACTGGAAGGGTGAAAAGCTAGGGGTTTTTGAAACCAGAAGACACTATACCAATTATTTTAAGGGAATACCGAATTTCAAGGAATACCGAATGAAAATGGTCACCAGCGACGATGCGGCCGATGTGTTTTCAGCTTTTGATGAGGTATTGCAGAAATTCGGTGACTATGAGTTTTCCGTTTAG
- a CDS encoding 2-dehydro-3-deoxyphosphogluconate aldolase/(4S)-4-hydroxy-2-oxoglutarate aldolase, producing MSHSSFSWPRFNQNPIVGILRGLSTEEVLQLVPIYLKSGFYTLEITMNSPNVVKTISILRERYTDLNVGAGTVCTQDDLEIALSAGAQFIVTPIIDSEVIKRCVKSNIPIFPGAYTPTEIYTAWKLGASAIKVFPATQLGPKYVKDVLAPLNDIKLLPTGGVSADNISAFFKAGAIGVGMGSSLFDKNLIKNQDFEGLEKHFLNVASLIL from the coding sequence ATGTCTCATAGCTCCTTTTCTTGGCCCCGCTTCAATCAGAACCCCATCGTAGGCATATTACGCGGCCTGTCTACCGAAGAAGTTTTACAGCTTGTACCCATTTACCTAAAGAGTGGTTTTTACACCTTGGAAATCACCATGAATTCTCCTAATGTTGTCAAAACCATTTCGATTTTACGCGAAAGATATACTGACCTTAATGTAGGCGCAGGTACCGTATGTACTCAAGATGATCTTGAAATAGCACTTTCTGCTGGCGCCCAATTCATCGTTACGCCCATTATTGATAGTGAAGTTATCAAACGATGCGTGAAAAGTAATATTCCGATATTTCCCGGGGCGTATACCCCAACTGAAATTTATACGGCCTGGAAGTTGGGTGCCTCGGCTATTAAAGTTTTTCCAGCCACGCAATTAGGTCCGAAATATGTCAAAGACGTCTTGGCCCCTTTGAACGATATCAAACTTCTGCCTACGGGCGGGGTTTCTGCCGATAATATCAGTGCCTTTTTTAAGGCTGGTGCCATAGGTGTGGGTATGGGCAGCTCGCTCTTCGATAAAAACCTCATCAAAAACCAAGATTTTGAGGGCTTGGAGAAGCATTTTCTAAATGTGGCCAGTTTGATTCTATAG
- a CDS encoding outer membrane receptor protein involved in Fe transport, with amino-acid sequence MNRPYILLPYVRNIVCPILLCLIFAVPSFSQSFSVSGNVQDEELLPIAYANILLMAAKDSALIDGTSTDENGAFILENVQQGSYLLKASYLENESALTLVEVNADLSLGVLQLSTASQLEEVIVTHKKPSLERKVDRLVFSVENTALTDSEIWDVLKRTPSVMIINDQLSVKGSSDVGILINGRKVHLPKGDIINLLSGASASSVETIEVITSPPAKYSAEEDILINIKMKKNLVAGYNGAIYNRYVQGILPKHNIGTDHYFKGEKIGLSVNYNFGHSRKVTKYTDITNFIDGGDITSKWVAEQEVVTKRKRHNLSAFFDYDLSDKSRLSLTAITLWQPQIHTSFDTQTSLNGDTLFSRFSSANLSKRREINTSYYVDYGHELNDKGAEIAVNGHYTFYDQSRGQLLDTDFYGLEGNYIGKNDFTVNTEQYINLYSLRVDFSTPLGKSTKFESGLRYADIASKSIVVQQGFDQETPGVSPTEAGTFKYDESILAGYASFNTKLDKWRIKGGLRGEYTDTQGEWSQGNENRNNGYFKLFPSFSVMYIPNKNHDFIFYYNRRITRPRYSSINPFQIFQSNFSTVEGNPELMPSTNSYLAAGYTLKNTYTLEFFYKNRKNGLGQLIFQNNDLNWLRFINSNIDKNTSYGFDVIFNKEISSFWDSYVLGSFFDEKIAFTNINNGQMVENQLFNWFVRSNNNFTFLDDRSLTANLSFYYTSPLLSKNSRYESYSAIDILFRKSLWNNKASISIGVDDIFNQGNIFSTRIYQDQNSTSLSRLENRLFTASFRYKFGNSKIKSNKKSKRVEERNRL; translated from the coding sequence TTGAATAGACCCTATATTCTATTACCCTACGTGAGAAATATTGTTTGCCCTATTTTGCTATGTCTCATTTTTGCCGTACCTAGTTTTTCCCAAAGTTTTTCGGTTTCCGGAAATGTTCAAGACGAAGAGCTGTTACCCATCGCTTATGCGAATATATTATTGATGGCCGCTAAAGATTCTGCCCTTATCGACGGCACATCTACTGATGAAAACGGAGCATTTATACTAGAAAATGTTCAACAAGGTTCCTATTTGCTGAAAGCTAGCTACTTAGAGAATGAATCAGCTTTGACATTAGTTGAAGTAAACGCAGATTTAAGTTTGGGGGTGTTACAATTATCTACCGCGTCTCAATTAGAAGAAGTAATTGTGACCCATAAAAAACCGAGTCTTGAACGAAAGGTAGACCGATTGGTATTTAGTGTTGAAAACACAGCCCTGACCGATAGTGAAATATGGGATGTACTCAAACGAACTCCCAGCGTTATGATCATAAACGACCAACTATCAGTAAAGGGTAGCAGCGATGTAGGCATATTGATAAACGGTCGAAAAGTGCATTTACCCAAGGGCGATATTATTAACCTTTTATCTGGTGCATCGGCGAGTTCGGTCGAGACGATAGAGGTGATTACCTCCCCACCTGCCAAATATAGTGCTGAGGAAGATATTCTCATTAATATCAAAATGAAAAAAAACTTGGTCGCTGGTTACAATGGAGCAATTTACAACCGCTATGTTCAGGGTATTTTACCAAAACATAACATCGGTACCGACCATTACTTTAAAGGGGAAAAAATAGGTTTATCGGTCAATTATAATTTTGGCCATTCTCGAAAGGTTACAAAATATACTGATATCACCAACTTTATAGATGGCGGCGATATTACTTCTAAATGGGTGGCCGAGCAAGAAGTGGTAACAAAAAGAAAACGACATAATTTATCGGCATTCTTTGATTACGACCTCAGTGATAAAAGCCGTTTAAGCCTGACCGCTATTACCTTGTGGCAGCCTCAAATTCACACTTCTTTCGATACCCAAACGAGTTTGAACGGTGATACACTGTTTTCACGTTTCAGTAGTGCCAATCTCTCGAAACGAAGAGAAATCAACACTTCGTATTATGTAGATTATGGACATGAGCTAAATGATAAAGGGGCGGAAATTGCTGTAAATGGACATTACACGTTTTACGACCAAAGTAGAGGGCAACTTTTAGATACCGATTTCTATGGTTTAGAGGGTAATTATATAGGGAAAAACGATTTTACGGTTAATACGGAACAATACATTAATTTATATAGTTTAAGAGTCGACTTTTCGACCCCTTTGGGGAAATCGACCAAATTTGAATCGGGACTTCGGTATGCAGATATTGCCTCCAAAAGTATTGTTGTACAGCAGGGCTTTGACCAAGAGACCCCGGGTGTTTCACCAACGGAGGCCGGCACGTTCAAATATGATGAATCAATTTTGGCCGGCTATGCCTCTTTTAATACCAAGTTAGACAAGTGGCGTATCAAAGGAGGGCTTAGGGGCGAATATACTGACACTCAAGGAGAATGGAGCCAAGGGAACGAAAATAGGAACAATGGTTATTTCAAGTTGTTCCCTTCTTTTTCGGTTATGTACATACCGAACAAAAATCATGATTTCATCTTTTACTATAATAGAAGAATAACAAGGCCTCGTTATTCCTCAATTAACCCATTTCAGATATTTCAAAGTAATTTTTCAACCGTAGAAGGCAACCCCGAGCTAATGCCTTCGACAAATAGTTATTTGGCGGCCGGTTACACCTTGAAAAACACCTATACCCTCGAGTTTTTTTACAAAAATAGAAAGAATGGTTTAGGACAATTGATTTTTCAGAATAACGACTTGAATTGGTTACGGTTCATCAACTCGAACATAGATAAGAACACGAGCTACGGTTTTGATGTAATTTTCAATAAAGAGATTTCCAGTTTTTGGGACAGTTATGTTCTTGGAAGCTTTTTTGATGAGAAAATTGCCTTTACGAACATAAACAACGGTCAAATGGTCGAGAACCAACTCTTTAACTGGTTTGTTAGGTCGAACAACAATTTCACCTTTTTAGATGACCGCTCATTGACCGCCAATCTAAGCTTTTATTATACTTCGCCTCTTCTTTCTAAAAACTCTAGGTATGAAAGTTATAGTGCTATCGATATTCTTTTTCGAAAATCGCTTTGGAACAATAAGGCGAGTATTTCAATAGGCGTAGATGATATATTCAATCAGGGCAATATATTTAGCACACGAATTTACCAAGACCAGAACAGTACCTCGCTTAGTCGTTTAGAAAATAGATTGTTCACGGCAAGTTTCCGTTATAAGTTCGGTAATTCTAAAATCAAGAGTAATAAGAAATCAAAGAGGGTTGAGGAGCGCAACCGACTGTAA
- a CDS encoding ribosome-binding factor A — translation METQRQKKIAGVIQEDIVDILQRAAIEGGLQGTLISVTKVNVTTDLSIAKVYLSIFPNNKAAELMEGIKSNQPLIKHELAQRTRNQLRRVPELLFFLDDSLDYIENIEKSLKGDENPIENRDLLDKRKKL, via the coding sequence ATGGAAACACAACGACAGAAAAAAATTGCAGGCGTGATCCAAGAAGATATCGTTGATATACTTCAGCGTGCTGCTATAGAGGGAGGCTTGCAGGGGACATTAATTTCCGTAACCAAAGTTAATGTGACCACCGACCTCTCGATTGCAAAAGTTTATTTGAGCATTTTTCCGAATAATAAAGCTGCGGAGCTCATGGAAGGCATCAAATCAAATCAACCCTTGATCAAGCACGAATTGGCCCAGCGTACCAGAAACCAGTTGCGCAGGGTTCCTGAACTGCTATTCTTTCTAGACGATTCGCTTGATTACATAGAAAACATAGAAAAGTCTTTGAAAGGCGATGAAAACCCTATTGAAAACCGAGATCTTCTAGATAAAAGAAAAAAACTGTAA
- a CDS encoding lipoprotein-releasing system permease protein — MNFPLYIAKRYVRSKSSQNAINIINLITFLVIVIGSAALFIVLSGFAGLKSFSLQFSNTFDPDLKALPATGKFFEFSAEQEEKLKELNGVASFTKELEEKVYLKHQGKSHIAIIKGIDSNYNQVTGIDSTVLYGNWRINSEQAVVGIGVANLLGLSVNQSALTVLALKPGKGSLSLKDLKTQPYFISGVFGVEENLDKKYVFADLASVQNLLEKEKRQISGLGFKLENSEEVSPIKEKIAAVLGSTVILRDRQELNSTLHRMLNTENLATYLIFTLVLVIALFNVVGAIIMMVLDKQQNLRTLYNLGTTLKKLRAIFFVQGLLVTGIGGFIGVALGSLLIWSQLAFEWLKITPTLAYPVEYQFLNVLVVLGTIMVLGVVASKIASSRINKKLIAQ, encoded by the coding sequence TTGAACTTTCCGCTTTATATCGCCAAACGCTACGTTCGCTCCAAAAGCAGCCAAAATGCGATAAATATTATTAACCTGATTACCTTTTTAGTCATCGTAATCGGATCGGCAGCCTTGTTTATCGTTCTTTCAGGCTTTGCCGGCCTTAAAAGTTTTAGTCTTCAATTTAGCAATACGTTCGATCCCGATCTAAAAGCACTACCCGCCACTGGCAAATTTTTTGAGTTCAGTGCCGAACAAGAAGAAAAGCTAAAAGAATTAAATGGGGTCGCTTCCTTTACCAAAGAACTAGAAGAAAAAGTCTATCTCAAACATCAAGGCAAAAGTCATATTGCAATCATTAAGGGTATCGATTCGAACTACAATCAGGTTACGGGTATAGATAGTACGGTTTTATATGGCAACTGGCGAATTAATTCAGAACAGGCAGTAGTTGGTATTGGGGTAGCTAACTTACTCGGGTTATCGGTCAATCAAAGCGCCCTGACCGTTCTTGCCCTTAAACCGGGTAAGGGTTCACTTTCTCTAAAAGACTTAAAGACCCAGCCCTATTTTATAAGTGGAGTGTTCGGTGTTGAAGAAAATCTTGACAAAAAATATGTATTTGCCGATTTGGCATCGGTGCAAAACCTTTTGGAAAAAGAAAAAAGGCAAATTTCCGGATTGGGGTTCAAACTTGAAAACTCCGAAGAGGTTTCCCCTATTAAAGAGAAAATCGCCGCTGTTCTTGGGAGTACCGTGATACTGCGCGACCGACAAGAACTGAACAGTACCCTTCACCGTATGTTGAACACTGAAAATTTGGCGACCTACCTTATTTTTACCTTGGTATTGGTTATAGCCCTGTTCAACGTAGTCGGAGCGATAATTATGATGGTGCTAGATAAGCAACAGAACCTAAGAACCCTCTATAATCTAGGAACTACTTTGAAGAAGCTTCGAGCTATCTTTTTCGTTCAAGGGCTTTTGGTAACCGGTATCGGTGGTTTTATAGGTGTCGCCCTAGGCTCGCTGTTGATATGGTCTCAATTGGCGTTTGAATGGCTAAAAATCACTCCTACTTTAGCCTATCCGGTAGAATATCAATTTTTAAATGTACTCGTGGTTCTGGGCACTATAATGGTGTTGGGGGTGGTCGCATCAAAAATTGCAAGTAGCCGCATCAATAAAAAATTGATTGCCCAATAA